From one Nocardioides scoriae genomic stretch:
- a CDS encoding response regulator, whose protein sequence is MSVRVLVVEDEELASEAHAAYVGRVGGFELAGVARSAGEAMRVLAGDAGVDLLLLDMHLPDGHGLALLQRIRAAGHLCDVIAVTSARDSDVVRRAVSQGVVLYLLKPFSFAAFRTKLEQYAAYREQLRGTADDVVQDDVDQLFGALRARGTGAGLPKGMSLDSLRQVTDALRRAPGPMSATEVGEAIGASRVTARRYLEHLADDGSVDRAPRYGGTGRPEVAYAWRR, encoded by the coding sequence ATGAGCGTGCGGGTGCTGGTCGTCGAGGACGAGGAGCTCGCCTCGGAGGCCCACGCGGCGTACGTCGGGCGGGTCGGTGGCTTCGAGCTCGCCGGCGTCGCCCGCTCGGCCGGCGAGGCGATGCGGGTGCTGGCCGGCGACGCGGGCGTCGACCTGCTGCTGCTCGACATGCACCTGCCCGACGGCCACGGCCTCGCGCTGCTGCAGCGGATCCGTGCGGCCGGCCACCTGTGCGACGTGATCGCGGTGACCTCCGCGCGCGACAGCGACGTGGTGCGGCGGGCGGTGTCGCAGGGCGTCGTGCTCTACCTGCTCAAGCCGTTCTCCTTCGCGGCCTTCCGCACCAAGCTCGAGCAGTACGCCGCCTACCGCGAGCAGCTGCGCGGCACCGCCGACGACGTGGTGCAGGACGACGTCGACCAGCTCTTCGGCGCGCTGCGCGCCCGCGGCACCGGCGCCGGGCTGCCCAAGGGGATGAGCCTGGACTCCCTGCGCCAGGTCACCGACGCCCTGCGCCGCGCCCCCGGCCCGATGTCGGCCACCGAGGTCGGCGAGGCCATCGGCGCCTCCCGCGTCACCGCCCGCCGCTACCTCGAGCACCTCGCCGACGACGGCTCGGTCGACCGCGCCCCCCGCTACGGCGGCACCGGCCGCCCCGAGGTCGCCTACGCCTGGCGCCGCTAG
- a CDS encoding DNA polymerase domain-containing protein, which produces MATPAAHVDAADHTVRVTSPDRVVYPATDHTPAVTKLEVVQYYVAVADGVMRALGDRPTALERWTSGVHEGITLATGRGDKSDAFYSKRVPRGAPEYVETARVTFPSGRTAEEVCVANLATVGWCAQMGTITFHPWPTRSGDNDHPDELRIDLDPQPGTTFTDAVRVAGVARELLEELGLTGYPKTSGNRGVHVYVRIEPRWDFVDVRHAAIGFGRALEERDDGVTTRWWKEERGERIFVDYNQNARDRTIASAYSLRPRAGAPVSTPVTWEELAGLTDPGAFNLFTVPDRLADGDPWAGIDDVAHSLEPLLRLYEESGEGEANYPPDHPKMPGEPPRVQPSKKVAAHWDAEGNRVED; this is translated from the coding sequence ATGGCCACTCCCGCAGCCCACGTCGACGCAGCGGACCACACGGTCCGGGTGACCAGCCCGGACCGTGTGGTCTACCCGGCCACCGACCACACGCCCGCGGTGACCAAGCTCGAGGTGGTGCAGTACTACGTCGCGGTGGCCGACGGCGTGATGCGCGCGCTGGGCGACCGCCCGACCGCCCTCGAGCGGTGGACCAGCGGGGTCCACGAGGGCATCACCCTGGCCACCGGCCGCGGCGACAAGAGCGACGCGTTCTACAGCAAGCGGGTGCCCAGGGGCGCCCCGGAGTACGTCGAGACGGCCCGCGTCACCTTCCCCAGCGGTCGCACCGCCGAGGAGGTCTGCGTGGCCAACCTGGCCACCGTCGGGTGGTGCGCCCAGATGGGCACGATCACCTTCCACCCGTGGCCCACCCGCAGCGGGGACAACGACCACCCCGACGAGCTGCGCATCGACCTCGACCCGCAGCCCGGGACGACCTTCACCGACGCCGTCCGGGTGGCCGGCGTGGCCCGCGAGCTGCTCGAGGAGCTGGGGCTGACCGGCTACCCGAAGACCAGCGGCAACCGCGGCGTCCACGTCTACGTCCGCATCGAGCCGCGCTGGGACTTCGTCGACGTCCGCCACGCCGCGATCGGCTTCGGCCGGGCGCTGGAGGAGCGCGACGACGGCGTCACGACCCGGTGGTGGAAGGAGGAGCGGGGGGAGCGGATCTTCGTCGACTACAACCAGAACGCGCGCGACCGGACCATCGCCTCGGCGTACTCCCTGCGACCGCGAGCGGGGGCTCCCGTCTCGACGCCGGTGACCTGGGAGGAGCTGGCCGGCCTGACCGACCCCGGCGCCTTCAACCTGTTCACCGTGCCCGACCGGCTCGCCGACGGCGACCCGTGGGCCGGCATCGACGACGTGGCGCACTCCCTGGAGCCGCTGCTGCGCCTCTACGAGGAGTCGGGCGAGGGCGAGGCCAACTACCCGCCGGACCACCCCAAGATGCCCGGCGAGCCGCCGCGGGTGCAGCCGTCGAAGAAGGTCGCCGCGCACTGGGACGCGGAGGGCAACCGGGTCGAGGACTGA
- a CDS encoding sirohydrochlorin chelatase, translating into MTAPALVTLAHGSRDPRSAATVQALAAATRELRPDLRIEAAFLELSEPSVEQVVDRLVAEGHDEVVIVPLLLNEAFHARVDVPRVVRDAMARHSGLLVRATDILGLEPAFLGVLDRRLRDALAAHRVRELDALVLAAAGSSDPLANQAVARLARVWGARHRLPVAAAFASSAPPATGEAVRAFRAEGRRHVAVASMFLAPGFLPDRAAELALEAGAVAVSEPLGAAPELARTILARYAVGAVELVPV; encoded by the coding sequence ATGACTGCTCCAGCCCTCGTCACGCTCGCCCACGGCAGCCGTGACCCGCGATCGGCCGCCACCGTGCAGGCACTCGCCGCCGCCACCCGCGAGCTGCGTCCCGACCTGCGCATCGAGGCGGCCTTCCTCGAGCTCTCCGAGCCCAGCGTCGAGCAGGTCGTGGACCGGCTCGTCGCCGAGGGCCACGACGAGGTCGTGATCGTCCCGCTGCTGCTCAACGAGGCCTTCCACGCCCGCGTGGACGTGCCACGCGTGGTCCGCGACGCGATGGCGCGCCACTCCGGGCTGCTCGTCCGGGCCACCGACATCCTCGGCCTCGAGCCCGCCTTCCTCGGGGTGCTCGACCGGCGGCTGCGCGACGCCCTGGCGGCCCACCGGGTGCGCGAGCTCGACGCCCTGGTGCTGGCCGCCGCCGGCTCCTCGGACCCGCTGGCCAACCAGGCGGTCGCCCGGCTCGCGCGGGTGTGGGGCGCGCGCCACCGGCTGCCCGTCGCCGCGGCGTTCGCCTCCTCGGCCCCGCCCGCGACGGGCGAGGCGGTCCGCGCCTTCCGCGCCGAGGGCCGTCGCCACGTCGCGGTGGCCTCGATGTTCCTGGCTCCGGGGTTCCTGCCCGACCGGGCCGCCGAGCTGGCCCTGGAGGCGGGCGCCGTCGCCGTCTCCGAGCCGCTGGGCGCCGCGCCCGAGCTGGCCCGCACCATCCTGGCCCGCTACGCCGTGGGCGCCGTCGAGCTCGTCCCCGTCTGA
- a CDS encoding HipA family kinase: MRQVRVTRYVTPLREGGSLPGVVEGEDLGTYVCKFRGAGQGLRVLVAEVVVAGVAELLDVPVPELVTLDLAPEIARYEADEEVQDLLTASLGLNLGVDLLPRAFGYDASYEPDPDLAGRILWLDACCANVDRSWRNPNLLLWRGALWAIDHGAALYFHYSWPGGAGSPERFAAQAYDAGEHIMGRFAPQARAQDAALAARLTPEALTTVLDRVPDEWLEPVPGAETPAAVRERYVAFLHARVAGGRPWLPGAEGAGA; the protein is encoded by the coding sequence GTGAGGCAGGTCCGCGTCACGCGCTACGTCACCCCGTTGCGCGAGGGCGGCTCGCTGCCCGGCGTGGTCGAGGGCGAGGACCTCGGCACCTACGTCTGCAAGTTCCGCGGAGCCGGCCAGGGCCTGCGGGTGCTGGTGGCCGAGGTCGTCGTCGCCGGGGTCGCCGAGCTGCTCGACGTGCCGGTGCCCGAGCTGGTCACGCTCGACCTGGCGCCCGAGATCGCGCGCTACGAGGCCGACGAGGAGGTCCAGGACCTGCTCACGGCCAGCCTGGGCCTCAACCTCGGCGTCGACCTGCTGCCGCGGGCGTTCGGCTACGACGCGTCCTACGAGCCCGACCCCGACCTGGCCGGCCGGATCCTGTGGCTGGACGCCTGCTGCGCCAACGTGGACCGGTCGTGGCGCAACCCCAACCTGCTGCTGTGGCGCGGGGCGCTGTGGGCCATCGACCACGGGGCGGCGCTCTACTTCCACTACTCCTGGCCCGGCGGCGCGGGCAGCCCCGAGCGGTTCGCCGCGCAGGCCTACGACGCCGGCGAGCACATCATGGGCCGGTTCGCCCCGCAGGCCCGTGCCCAGGACGCCGCGCTGGCCGCCCGGCTGACGCCCGAGGCGCTCACGACGGTGCTCGACCGGGTGCCCGACGAGTGGCTGGAGCCGGTGCCCGGCGCCGAGACCCCGGCCGCGGTGCGGGAGCGCTACGTCGCGTTCCTGCACGCCCGCGTCGCCGGTGGCCGACCGTGGCTGCCGGGCGCCGAGGGGGCCGGCGCGTGA
- a CDS encoding PPK2 family polyphosphate kinase, which translates to MSGPDTTDAPDPDERSTAYALTDALRLAPGPVRLADVPTDATPGFDGDKAAGQRALADLGAELADLQERMYADAYTGGTRRVLVVLQGMDTSGKGGVVEKAIGLLSPNGLRLTSFKKPTDEELAHDFLWRIDRALPGPGMVGVFDRSHYEDVLVHRVHGLVDEAELERRYDAIVDWEKALVAEGTVVLKCFLHVSAATQRERLLARLDDPDKQWKFKPGDIDERQHWDDYQRAYAVALERCHTDAAPWYVVPADRKWFRNWAVAQLLVEALRGMALEWPAPDYDVAEQRARLEREHE; encoded by the coding sequence ATGAGCGGCCCCGACACCACCGACGCCCCGGACCCCGACGAGCGCTCCACCGCCTACGCCCTCACCGACGCGCTGCGTCTGGCCCCGGGCCCGGTGCGCCTGGCCGACGTGCCCACCGACGCGACGCCCGGGTTCGACGGCGACAAGGCGGCGGGGCAGCGGGCGCTCGCCGACCTCGGGGCCGAGCTGGCGGACCTCCAGGAGCGGATGTACGCCGACGCCTACACCGGCGGCACCCGTCGGGTGCTGGTCGTGCTCCAGGGCATGGACACCTCCGGCAAGGGCGGGGTGGTCGAGAAGGCGATCGGGCTGCTCAGCCCCAACGGCCTGCGGCTGACGTCGTTCAAGAAGCCCACCGACGAGGAGCTGGCCCACGACTTCCTGTGGCGCATCGACCGGGCGCTCCCCGGGCCGGGCATGGTCGGGGTCTTCGACCGCTCGCACTACGAGGACGTCCTGGTCCACCGGGTGCACGGGCTCGTCGACGAGGCCGAGCTGGAGCGACGCTACGACGCGATCGTCGACTGGGAGAAGGCCCTGGTCGCCGAGGGCACCGTGGTGCTCAAGTGCTTCCTCCACGTCTCCGCGGCCACCCAGCGGGAGCGGCTGCTCGCCCGGCTCGACGACCCCGACAAGCAGTGGAAGTTCAAGCCCGGCGACATCGACGAGCGCCAGCACTGGGACGACTACCAGCGGGCCTACGCGGTCGCGCTGGAGCGCTGCCACACCGACGCCGCGCCGTGGTACGTCGTGCCCGCCGACCGCAAGTGGTTCCGCAACTGGGCGGTGGCGCAGCTGCTGGTCGAGGCGCTGCGCGGCATGGCCCTGGAGTGGCCCGCCCCCGACTACGACGTCGCCGAGCAGCGCGCCCGGCTGGAGCGGGAGCACGAGTGA
- a CDS encoding DUF3037 domain-containing protein yields the protein MSGYQYVVLRCVPRVEREEFVNVGVVLYSHALDFLGSASRVDDDRLRALDAEVDVDGVRRALRGVEEVCRGAGRLDLAVGSRATAYGTREAADTLSTRFGLLRAPRSTVVQPGPVHGGVTTDPAGELQRLVDALVG from the coding sequence GTGAGCGGCTACCAGTACGTCGTGCTGCGGTGCGTGCCGCGCGTGGAGCGCGAGGAGTTCGTCAACGTCGGCGTGGTGCTCTACTCCCACGCGCTCGACTTCCTGGGCTCGGCCTCGCGCGTGGACGACGACCGGCTGCGGGCGCTCGACGCCGAGGTCGACGTCGACGGCGTGCGCCGGGCCCTGCGCGGGGTCGAGGAGGTCTGCCGCGGGGCGGGACGACTGGACCTGGCCGTGGGCTCGCGCGCCACGGCGTACGGCACCCGGGAGGCGGCCGACACGCTGAGCACCCGGTTCGGCCTGCTCCGCGCCCCCCGCAGCACGGTGGTGCAGCCGGGGCCGGTGCACGGCGGGGTCACCACCGACCCGGCCGGCGAGCTGCAGCGGCTGGTCGACGCCCTGGTCGGGTGA
- a CDS encoding nitrite/sulfite reductase produces MTSSSTARPASTEGQVGRSGRPPRRKKGEGQWALGYNEPLNKNEQSKKDDNPLNVRARIINTYSKRGFASIDPADLRGRFRWMGLYTQRAPGFDGGKTAMLEEEELDDSYFMLRVRSDGELLDAAKLRALGSISTDFARGTADITDRQNIQYHWIEVEDVPEIWDRLDAVGMTSLEACGDSPRPFLGSPVAGVAADEIIDATPALEEIKRRYIGDPAYSNLPRKFKTSASGHPSLDCVPSVNDVSFVGTVHPEHGPGFDLWVGGGLSTNPMLAQKLGVWIPLDEVPDVWEAVVSVFRDYGYRRLRSRARLKFLVADWGKEKFREVLETKYLQRALVDGPSPEAGAAGGDHIGVHEQKDGRFYVGVAPTAGRVNGAILTGVGDVVERYAAAGARLTAQQKLVVLGVAGDDVEALVADLRALGLEAEPSNWRRNTMACTGIEFCKLAIVDTKQRSIDLVAELEQRIPDLDVPITVNVNGCPNACARTQVADIGLKGQLVLDDDGNQVEGFQVHLGGGLGLSDQFGKKLRAHKVTSAGLGDYVTTVVGNYLEDRAVDEAFADWVTRADDILLRGDKSLTAASGEAS; encoded by the coding sequence ATGACCTCCAGCTCCACCGCCCGCCCCGCCTCGACCGAGGGCCAGGTCGGCCGATCCGGTCGACCGCCCCGGCGCAAGAAGGGCGAGGGCCAGTGGGCGCTCGGCTACAACGAGCCGCTGAACAAGAACGAGCAGTCCAAGAAGGACGACAACCCGCTCAACGTCCGCGCCCGGATCATCAACACCTACTCCAAGCGCGGCTTCGCCAGCATCGACCCGGCCGACCTGCGCGGTCGGTTCCGCTGGATGGGCCTCTACACCCAGCGCGCCCCGGGCTTCGACGGCGGCAAGACCGCGATGCTCGAGGAGGAGGAGCTCGACGACTCCTACTTCATGCTCCGGGTGCGCTCCGACGGCGAGCTGCTCGACGCGGCCAAGCTGCGCGCGCTGGGCTCGATCTCCACCGACTTCGCCCGCGGCACCGCCGACATCACCGACCGCCAGAACATCCAGTACCACTGGATCGAGGTGGAGGACGTCCCCGAGATCTGGGACCGCCTCGACGCCGTCGGGATGACCAGCCTCGAGGCGTGCGGCGACTCGCCCCGCCCGTTCCTCGGCTCCCCCGTGGCCGGCGTCGCCGCCGACGAGATCATCGACGCCACCCCGGCGCTCGAGGAGATCAAGCGCCGCTACATCGGCGACCCGGCGTACTCCAACCTGCCTCGCAAGTTCAAGACCTCCGCCAGCGGCCACCCCAGCCTCGACTGCGTGCCCTCGGTCAACGACGTGTCCTTCGTGGGCACCGTCCACCCCGAGCACGGCCCCGGCTTCGACCTGTGGGTCGGCGGCGGTCTGTCGACCAACCCGATGCTGGCCCAGAAGCTCGGCGTCTGGATCCCGCTCGACGAGGTCCCCGACGTGTGGGAGGCGGTCGTCTCGGTCTTCCGCGACTACGGCTACCGCCGACTGCGCTCGCGCGCGCGGTTGAAGTTCCTCGTCGCCGACTGGGGCAAGGAGAAGTTCCGCGAGGTGCTGGAGACGAAGTACCTCCAGCGCGCCCTCGTCGACGGCCCCTCCCCCGAGGCCGGCGCCGCCGGCGGCGACCACATCGGCGTCCACGAGCAGAAGGACGGCCGCTTCTACGTCGGCGTCGCCCCCACCGCGGGCCGCGTCAACGGCGCGATCCTCACCGGCGTCGGCGACGTCGTGGAGCGGTACGCCGCGGCCGGCGCCCGCCTCACCGCCCAGCAGAAGCTGGTCGTGCTCGGGGTGGCCGGCGACGACGTCGAGGCCCTGGTCGCCGACCTGCGCGCCCTCGGCCTCGAGGCCGAGCCGTCCAACTGGCGCCGCAACACGATGGCCTGCACCGGCATCGAGTTCTGCAAGCTCGCGATCGTCGACACCAAGCAGCGCTCGATCGACCTGGTCGCCGAGCTCGAGCAGCGGATCCCCGACCTCGACGTGCCGATCACGGTCAACGTCAACGGCTGCCCCAACGCCTGCGCCCGCACCCAGGTCGCCGACATCGGCCTCAAGGGCCAGCTCGTGCTCGACGACGACGGCAACCAGGTGGAGGGCTTCCAGGTCCACCTCGGCGGCGGCCTCGGCCTGTCCGACCAGTTCGGCAAGAAGCTGCGCGCCCACAAGGTGACCAGCGCGGGCCTGGGCGACTACGTCACCACGGTGGTCGGCAACTACCTGGAGGACCGCGCGGTCGACGAGGCCTTCGCCGACTGGGTCACCCGGGCCGACGACATCCTGCTGCGCGGCGACAAGTCGCTGACCGCGGCGTCCGGGGAGGCGTCGTGA
- a CDS encoding ATP-dependent DNA ligase has product MDLPVMPPVRPMLAKSVKGVPDPAKFPGGLSFEPKWDGFRCLVFRDGDEVELTSRNTKPLTRYFPEVVEAVRELLPRRCVLDGELFVALGDRLEFEVLQERIHPAASRIAMLSEKTPASFVAFDALALGDDSLVAAPFSERRDRLEQALGDLRGPAYLTRTTTDPAEAERWFDQFEGAGLDGVVAKPMGAAYDENARTMLKIKHARTADVVVAGYRLHKNSTEARPLLGSLLLGLHDDEGRLQHVGVAASFTEARRAALVEELRPLECPIDEHPWQAWAGDAVANPDRVPGTQSRWSAGKDLSFTPLRPERVLEVGYEHMEGRRFRHTAQFKRWRPDRDPASCGYGQLEEVVGYDLTRVLRIDPEGSGT; this is encoded by the coding sequence GTGGACCTGCCCGTCATGCCTCCCGTCCGACCGATGCTGGCCAAGTCCGTCAAGGGCGTGCCCGACCCGGCGAAGTTCCCCGGCGGCCTGTCCTTCGAGCCCAAGTGGGACGGCTTCCGCTGCCTGGTCTTCCGCGACGGCGACGAGGTGGAGCTGACCAGCCGCAACACCAAGCCGCTGACCCGCTACTTCCCCGAGGTCGTCGAGGCGGTGCGTGAGCTGCTCCCCCGGCGGTGCGTGCTCGACGGCGAGCTGTTCGTGGCGCTGGGCGACCGGCTCGAGTTCGAGGTGCTCCAGGAGCGGATCCACCCCGCCGCGTCCCGGATCGCGATGCTGTCGGAGAAGACGCCCGCGTCCTTCGTGGCCTTCGACGCCCTCGCGCTGGGCGACGACTCCCTGGTGGCGGCCCCCTTCTCGGAGCGCCGCGACCGGCTCGAGCAGGCCCTGGGCGACCTCCGCGGCCCGGCGTACCTCACCCGCACGACCACCGACCCGGCCGAGGCCGAGCGCTGGTTCGACCAGTTCGAGGGGGCGGGGCTCGACGGCGTCGTCGCCAAGCCGATGGGGGCGGCGTACGACGAGAACGCGCGGACGATGCTCAAGATCAAGCACGCCCGCACCGCCGACGTCGTGGTCGCGGGCTACCGGCTCCACAAGAACAGCACCGAGGCGCGGCCCCTGCTCGGCTCGCTGCTGCTCGGCCTGCACGACGACGAGGGTCGGCTCCAGCACGTCGGCGTCGCCGCCTCCTTCACCGAGGCCCGCCGCGCCGCGCTCGTCGAGGAGCTGCGGCCGCTGGAGTGCCCGATCGACGAGCACCCGTGGCAGGCGTGGGCCGGTGACGCCGTGGCCAACCCCGACCGCGTGCCGGGCACCCAGAGCCGCTGGAGCGCCGGCAAGGACCTCTCCTTCACCCCGCTGCGGCCCGAGCGCGTGCTGGAGGTCGGCTACGAGCACATGGAGGGCCGGCGCTTCCGCCACACCGCCCAGTTCAAGCGCTGGCGGCCCGACCGCGACCCCGCCTCGTGCGGTTACGGGCAGTTGGAGGAGGTCGTGGGCTACGACCTCACTAGGGTGTTGCGCATCGACCCCGAAGGAAGTGGCACATGA
- a CDS encoding phosphoadenylyl-sulfate reductase, with translation MTAPTTLAARDFRGSVTEGRSTEELKDIVFHVGAELELAPAENIIEWAVATFGERFCVTSSMSDAVLSHLASTVAPGVDVVFLDTGYHFAETIGTRDAVAATMPVNLIDITPVQSVAEQDATYGKDLYKTDPDLCCKLRKVQPLAEGLASYDAWATGLRRAETHNRVIAPVVGWDEKKQKVKVSPLARWSDDDVDRYIDDHGILVNPLQYDGYPSIGCWPCTNRVAPGEDPRSGRWAGQNKTECGIHQ, from the coding sequence ATGACCGCCCCCACCACGCTGGCCGCCCGCGACTTCCGCGGCTCGGTCACCGAGGGCCGCTCCACCGAGGAGCTCAAGGACATCGTCTTCCACGTCGGTGCCGAGCTCGAGCTCGCACCTGCCGAGAACATCATCGAGTGGGCGGTGGCCACCTTCGGCGAGCGGTTCTGCGTGACGTCCTCGATGAGCGACGCCGTGCTGTCCCACCTCGCCTCCACGGTCGCCCCCGGCGTCGACGTCGTCTTCCTCGACACCGGCTACCACTTCGCCGAGACCATCGGCACCCGTGACGCGGTCGCGGCGACGATGCCGGTCAACCTGATCGACATCACGCCGGTGCAGTCCGTCGCCGAGCAGGACGCGACGTACGGCAAGGACCTCTACAAGACCGACCCCGACCTGTGCTGCAAGCTCCGCAAGGTGCAGCCGCTGGCCGAGGGCCTGGCGTCGTACGACGCGTGGGCGACCGGTCTGCGGCGCGCCGAGACCCACAACCGGGTGATCGCCCCGGTCGTGGGCTGGGACGAGAAGAAGCAGAAGGTCAAGGTCTCCCCGCTGGCGCGGTGGTCCGACGACGACGTCGACCGCTACATCGACGACCACGGGATCCTGGTCAACCCGCTGCAGTACGACGGGTACCCCTCGATCGGCTGCTGGCCCTGCACCAACCGCGTCGCACCGGGCGAGGACCCTCGCTCGGGCCGCTGGGCCGGCCAGAACAAGACCGAGTGCGGCATCCACCAGTAA
- a CDS encoding glycine hydroxymethyltransferase — protein MTDERLAKTVSTAYDAALEVIASVEPRVAQATRQELADQRSSLKLIASENYASPATLLTMGTWFSDKYAEGTVGHRFYAACQNVDTVEALAAEHARELFGAPYAYAQPHSGIDANLVAFWSILANRVETPALARLGAKNVNELSEADWEQLRHEFGNQRLLGMSLDAGGHLTHGFRPNISGKMFHQQQYGTDPETGLLDYDVVRAKAQEFKPLVLVAGYSAYPRRVNFAKMREIADEVGAVLMVDMAHFAGLVAGKVFTGDEDPVPHAQIVTTTTHKSLRGPRGGLVLAQEEFAADVDRGCPMVLGGPLSHVMAAKAVALAEARQPEFRTYAQQIADNAKSLAEGFLTRGATLVTGGTDNHLVLLDVSGFGLTGRQAESALLDAGVVTNRNSVPGDPNGAWYTSGIRFGTPALTTRGFGHDEFDTVADLVVDVLSNTQAGTNKAGAPSKATYATSDGVADRVRARSAEMLDKHPLYPGLQLS, from the coding sequence ATGACTGACGAGCGCCTCGCGAAGACCGTCTCCACCGCTTACGACGCCGCGCTCGAGGTGATCGCCTCCGTCGAGCCGCGTGTGGCGCAGGCCACACGTCAGGAGCTGGCCGACCAGCGCAGCTCGCTCAAGCTGATCGCCTCGGAGAACTACGCCTCGCCCGCCACGCTGCTCACGATGGGCACCTGGTTCAGCGACAAGTACGCCGAGGGCACCGTCGGCCACCGCTTCTACGCCGCCTGCCAGAACGTCGACACCGTCGAGGCGCTCGCGGCCGAGCACGCGCGCGAGCTGTTCGGCGCGCCGTACGCCTACGCGCAGCCGCACTCCGGCATCGACGCCAACCTGGTGGCCTTCTGGTCGATCCTGGCCAACCGCGTCGAGACCCCGGCGCTGGCGCGCCTCGGCGCCAAGAACGTCAACGAGCTCTCCGAGGCCGACTGGGAGCAGCTGCGCCACGAGTTCGGCAACCAGCGCCTGCTCGGCATGTCGCTCGACGCCGGCGGCCACCTGACCCACGGCTTCCGGCCCAACATCAGCGGCAAGATGTTCCACCAGCAGCAGTACGGCACCGACCCGGAGACCGGGCTGCTCGACTACGACGTGGTGCGGGCCAAGGCCCAGGAGTTCAAGCCGCTGGTGCTGGTGGCGGGCTACTCGGCGTACCCCCGCCGGGTGAACTTCGCCAAGATGCGCGAGATCGCCGACGAGGTCGGCGCCGTGCTGATGGTCGACATGGCCCACTTCGCCGGTCTGGTGGCCGGCAAGGTCTTCACCGGCGACGAGGACCCGGTGCCGCACGCGCAGATCGTCACCACCACCACCCACAAGTCGCTGCGCGGCCCGCGCGGCGGCCTGGTGCTGGCCCAGGAGGAGTTCGCCGCCGACGTCGACCGCGGCTGCCCGATGGTGCTCGGCGGCCCGCTCTCGCACGTGATGGCGGCCAAGGCCGTCGCGCTGGCCGAGGCGCGGCAACCGGAGTTCCGCACCTACGCCCAGCAGATCGCCGACAACGCGAAGTCGCTCGCCGAGGGCTTCCTCACCCGCGGCGCGACGCTCGTCACCGGCGGCACCGACAATCACCTGGTGCTGCTCGACGTCTCCGGCTTCGGCCTCACCGGCCGCCAGGCGGAGTCCGCGCTGCTCGACGCCGGCGTGGTCACCAACCGCAACTCGGTCCCCGGCGACCCCAACGGGGCGTGGTACACCTCCGGCATCCGCTTCGGCACCCCGGCGCTCACCACCCGCGGCTTCGGCCACGACGAGTTCGACACGGTCGCCGACCTGGTCGTCGACGTCCTCTCGAACACCCAGGCCGGCACCAACAAGGCCGGGGCGCCCTCGAAGGCGACGTACGCCACCAGCGACGGCGTCGCCGACCGCGTCCGCGCCCGCTCCGCCGAGATGCTCGACAAGCACCCGCTCTACCCCGGCCTGCAGCTGTCCTGA